The genome window CCGACAAGCCGGGCATGCCGGCGATGGCGCAGGCCTACGCGCGCTGGGTCAACGCCCACGGCGGTCTGAACGGCCGCAAGCTCGAGGTCCTGACCTGCAACGACCACAACGACTACGTGGACGCCGCGAAGTGCGCCCGGCTCGCCGTGAAGGAGAACGCGGTCGCGGTCGTCGGCTCCTACAGCCAGTACGCCGGCTCCTTCCTCTCCCCGCTGGAGTCGGCGGGCATCCCCTACATCGGCGGGTACGGCCTGACCGACGACGAGTTCAAGAGCGTGCTGTCCTATCCCGTCAACGGCGGCCAGCCCGCGCTGCTGGCCGGCCTCGGCGAGGAGCTCGGCCGGACCTGCGGCCGCGTCGCCCTGGTGCGCCCCGACACGGTCGCCGGCGACGAGCTTCCCCTGCTGCTCGACGCCGGACTGAAGGCGGCGCACCACGCCTCGGCGGCCGACGTGCGCGCCGCAGAGGACGCCACCGCCCTGGACGACCAGGCGCGGCAGGCGCTGGAGGAGGCGACCGCGGACCCCCGGAAGAAGGGCTGCGTGGTCCCGGCGCTCGACGAACGCACCGGCACCTTCATGGACTCCTTCCGCCGTCTGAGCGCCGACTACCGGCCGGTGCGCACCGCGTCCGTGCTCGGCAGCGTCGACCAGTCGGTGATCGACTCCTCCGGCGGCGGCTCCGGACCCTACGAGGACGCGTACGTCACCGGCTGGTACCCGGAGGCGTCGGATCCGCGCTGGAACGAGATGAAGGAAGTGATCAAGGA of Streptomyces cynarae contains these proteins:
- a CDS encoding ABC transporter substrate-binding protein, whose amino-acid sequence is MTGRRRTSSSPIRPRVPGSVPEKATPRVRTVLVSAGALVAVASIAVACGVVPGTTGGSGDDRVTVMTWAPDKTSATDKPGMPAMAQAYARWVNAHGGLNGRKLEVLTCNDHNDYVDAAKCARLAVKENAVAVVGSYSQYAGSFLSPLESAGIPYIGGYGLTDDEFKSVLSYPVNGGQPALLAGLGEELGRTCGRVALVRPDTVAGDELPLLLDAGLKAAHHASAADVRAAEDATALDDQARQALEEATADPRKKGCVVPALDERTGTFMDSFRRLSADYRPVRTASVLGSVDQSVIDSSGGGSGPYEDAYVTGWYPEASDPRWNEMKEVIKEQAFDDDRIDPADAGVQTTWIAYTVLKKVVESLGDGEVSARTIRIALDNGLKVDTGGLTPTLRWRFQDLTAVVDFPRLINSEVTFQIVRDGRLVAARKGFVNVSKTLESTDSE